From the Macaca nemestrina isolate mMacNem1 chromosome 7, mMacNem.hap1, whole genome shotgun sequence genome, the window tgaccttctgggcccaagcaatcctcccacctcagccaagtagctgggactacagacacgtgtcaccacacctggctaactatttttatttttattttttgaggcagggtctcactgtgttgcccaggctgggctcaaacaatcctcctgatttggcctcccaaagtgctgggattacaagtgtgagccaccacgccccagtGAACAATACATTTCGAATACAAATCCAgtgacttgaaagtcaaaataacCTAATGGATTTGACGTGGATAAATGCTggctagaaaataaaataatttgttttaattatgcTAGTATCATTTAGTTGTCTAGATCCCAACTAATCAAGCATTCTCAAATGGTTGGAATTATATTTTGCCACACTCCACTTTGAGGAGAAAGgggcaaatggaaaacaaacttatgtgaagtgttttctttttaagtcaaCCATATAGCTTATTGTCACCCATGTCTCCCCCTTCAGATAAAGATACAATTGCTAGGTCCATTACTTAGAAGAGTGTAAAATCTCCAATACCTATTCAATGTGTCCAGTAGGTCAAAGCTACTGTCATTAAAAACATGATTTGcctttttccccttcattctctCACAGGTGTACGGTGAATTTTATGAAGGCTAGATAACAAATGATGACGTCACTTTCACAAATAATAGAATATGTGGTTGTGTATCCTTGTGTTTTCTAGACTTTTTAAGGTAGTAGGTTGAAGGTACACGTGAGTTTTCAGAGATGTTTTCAGTACTTTTGTGCTCTTAACAGGATTTTTCCACTTTATTTGCTATAATCTCTGTAACTTTACTATCATTCAATCATTTTGAAATCCCCACATTTTACTTGTACATATGGAAAACACAAGAGGTACATTTTATCTTGTTTTGCAACcatatttttagaatttcttagttttcttttctattatgaGAAACACTGATGATTTAATCCACATAAGCAAAAGCTGTCTGGGtcattaataattttaagagtataaaggGGCCCTTAGACCAAAAAAAGTTTCAGAGCCACTGCCTTAGCATATAGCACTATCTCTTGAGAAGATAGcagttcttgatttttttttttctgtccagcAGGCAACAGTAATACATGGAAGttataaatagtaataataatgatgctAATTATTGAGGCAAGGTACTGGGCTAGGTGATGaatgtatatattgtgtatataattTCAAATCTTATAGATTTGAACATGTTACAGAACTATCTTACAGAACAAGTATGGTTataatcattttacagatgaggaaactgaagtcagAAAGGGTAAATTAGCTGCTACCATAGCTAGTAAGTGATGAAGCCTGATTCAAACCCATGTCTGATGCTAAAGCCCTTATCCTTTCTAGAAAATGGTGGTTCTTGTGAAGAATGCTGTCaacattaaatatatttggaACTTTGCAAGTTTTTTAGAAAATCTTTTTCAACTCCATTATTTCCTTCAATTCTCACATTACCCTATGAGTGATCCAAGTCCCCTTAGAGACATGTCCAAATGCAGTGTTCTTTCCACTGTATGGTGCTGCTTTCTGCATTGGTCTAACTAAAACATTCAAACTAAGGTCAAAATTTCCATGCATTTGGCTACTGTCTGCTTTATCACAGCATAGATAAGTGAGGCCCTAACTTTATAATAGGAGCTCCTAAAAGATTTtctaaagggccagatagtaactATTTTAGGTTTTATGAGCCAAGAGacaaaatcataaatatttgatAGGTACTAATATAACATGGGAGAAAAcacatttccacattttttttgatggaaatcaaaatgtattaataattgagtacaatttttttttttttttagacggagtcttgctctgtcacccaggctggagtgcattggtgcgatctcagctcactgcaacctctgcctcccaggttcaagcaattctcctgcctcagcctcccgagtagctgggattacaggcacctgccaccatgcccagcaaatttttgtatttttagagacagggtttcaccatgttggccaggatggtctcaatctcttgatctcatgatctgcctgctttggcctcccaaagtgctgggattacaggcatgagccaccatgtccggctgaaTACAATTTTTTTGTAATATACTTCTACCAAGgagaagaataaaatgttttcttggaaCAGTACTTTTCTTGAAATAGTACTTGGCTCAATTGAAGCTCAAAGCTCTTGGGCCTTATCAAATTGATTGCAGAGATTCATTTGTAAGAATTATTCTTAACTCCAGGGAGATATAGAACAGTGGCCAGGACAGATTTGGCCTGTGAGCTATGGTTTGCCAACTCCTGATTTAGAGTGTGATTCTACAAATGTGAACCCTGAATCTGAGCTTGcatatcacctgggaacttgttaagaatgaaagttctttaaaaatgtctgaATTAGAAACTCCGGGGAATGGGGTCCAGCCATCTTTTTTCTAGAAGCCCTGCTGGTGATTTTgagcacattaaagtttgaaaaccactgctatATATCATCTGTGCCTATGTCTATATTTAGACGGATATAGattcatgtgtttatttattcTGGAGGCATACCGTTCCCATCCCTGCATGCTCATGCCCCAGACTTCTTTTCCCGCACACAATAAGGCTTCAGTTAAAGGAAAATTGCtttgtattttcctttcattcaCCATTGAAAGTAATATCCAAAATTGCTACACTCTGAGAAGAAATTTAACAACTTTCCTATTCACAGAAGTCTCAGGATTTCGAGAACATGGGATTGGCAATGGAATTTCTTTTAGTGTTGTTTTTGTTGAACAGGTACCTTGGgggtgggagaaaggagagaagcaaCACTGAAAAAGTTTCCTCAAGTCTCACCTACTCCCAGGTGTCTTGGCAGGGACTCCAGGAACAAATGCCTTCAAAACGAGGAGGTAATTTCATCTCCATCGCTATCCTCATTACTAAATTGAAACCAGAGATAATGGCTTTCGTGTCACCTCACTTGCCAAGATACACTCAAAACCCGTCAAGCCAGGTTATGAAAACGACACCAGCAGCTAAAACATACAAAGAGCCTCGGCCTCCATCGCCATAATCCCTGGCGGATGCAGCACCAGAAACAGCAGCCGTGGCGCCTCAAAGTTTACGCACACGTTTTTCAAAATTGAAACTATGCATCTGCAAATCACTCTGGCTGGATGAAACTTCTTTTTCCCTATCTGTGCCAACACCGGGGAGATCCTCCCAGATGCCATTCGCCCATTTCTGATACCACTGAAGTCATGAGCACgtctaacaaaataaaacatcacCCAGGCGTCGGGAAGTAGAGGACTCCTATTGCCAAGGAGGAACTAAGTTCTGCTCCTCCTAAGGCGCAAAAATTACCCCGAGATCTCCCCAGAAGGAAGCAGAGAGGAAGGAGTTCTGCCACATGGAGAAGGTTTTGCTGGGCTAAGGAGACACAGCCAGGCTCagtctttcccttcctttctctaacTTTCCCTCATTTCGCTCCGCAAACTGAGTTATATCTCGGGGCTGTGGAGGGAATCCAATTTTGGGAACTCAGCAACAAACCTTCCTTGCCCAGGGCGCAGCTCGCCTGGCGCCGCGCCCATCCCACTCCGCTCCACCCTTCCCGCCCCGCATCCGCGGCCGGACAGTTCCAGTGCCCTGCTGCCTCGGGGCCCGGGAACTCACAATTACGGGCAGAGAACACATAGTGAAGAGCACGGTCATCAGTGCCAGCAGCAGAAGGTGATCCAGCTCCTCCAGGGGCTGCGGGGACGCTTCCCTCCCGTCCGCACGCGGCTCGGCACGGTCCCTGGTGCAGGAGCGCCGCTGCTGCTGCAGCCGCCGGTGCATCGCGTAGAGGTTGCGCATGGCGCCGAGGTTGCACAGCACGGTGGCGAAGACCAGCAGCGCCATGAGGCTGGAGTAGAGCACAGAGTACCCCAGCACCGACAGCGAGCCCTCCTCGTGGACCATCTGGATAAAGCACCAGGTGCCGGGGCAGTACTGCACTAACTTCCCGAAGCCCATGAAAGGTAGCGCACAGAAAGCCAGGCAGAAGGCGCTCACCACCGGGGCCACCAGTGCGCCCCGGCGCAGGGTGATGTGCCGTCGGTAGAAGAAGGGGTGCCCTAGGGAGAGCCAGCACTCCAGTGCCATGGCCAGGAGTTGCAGTGTCGAGGAGAGCCCAAAGAAGGACATGAAGAAGGCGAATGCTTGGCACAGCGAGTTGTCCAATGCGGGCGCAAGCACCCGTAGACTCCGGTTCTGAGCGTAGGCAGCCAGCACCACGGGGCTTAGGAGGCACTTGCCCAGCAAGTCGGTGACCGTCAGGCCACACACCAGCACGTAGAAGACCGAGGGCGGCGGGCGCAGTGGACGCGGGGAGCACCACCCCAGCCCCGAGCGCGCCAGCAGCCCCAGGGCCAGCAGGTTGCCCAAGAGGCCGGTGCTGAAGAGCACCGCTCCCATCATCGCCGAATTGCCCTTTTCCACCGAGGTGGTGTTCTGGCAGCGGTAGAAGGGCGACCTCATGGCGTGCGGGAGCAGAGGGCTGGAGTGAAGGCTGCGGAAGGGCGAGGGTCCCGGCGCCCGGGTGCTAAGGAGCCCCCGGCAGCTCCGCGCGTGGGTCGGACAGAGAGGCTGCGCCACAGATAAAGCTCTGAGGGCGGCGGGGTGTTCCCCACAGCTGGAACCTCCTATCTAAACTCGCGGGTCACACCCCTCTTTGAGAGGCGGGACGCTCTGCAGGGTGAGCGCCTGGTGCTGGCATTGAGGAGCGCGGAGCAGGCTAGTGAAGAGCTCAGCCCGGATGCGCTGCGTTCTCAGTAGAGACAGACTGGTGCCGAGTCGGAAGGGCAGGAGGAAAATAGCCAGAATTCCAGGCACCCAACACCAGCCCTTCTAGCGAGGCAAGAGAAGAACTACTGAAATGGAGGGGAAATTAAGCAGCAGCCACCTGGGAGGAGGGCAGTGCGAGGGGTGCTGGTGGTGGAAATGGGGTGGCCAAGAACTCTGAAGATGAGCGAAgaggggaggctgagaaagggcTTCCACCTAGTTGTCTTGAATTAGCGAGTTAAGGAAGGGTAAAGGTAACTCGTGTCTGGAAAGCCCCTAAGCCTTAGCTCCTCCTCTCTTCTAAATCAGTGCAATGTGGGGCATTCACGCTCATCTCCATTGCGTaggcgaggaaactgaggccttggaaagttaagtgatctgcccgtggTGACAGAGCTAGAGAAGCAGCAGAGCTGGACCTCTCACCAGGTCTTCTATTTTGGAGTTCATCTGTCCTGTTCCCATGGCTCCTCCTCCCAAGAAGTTGTCCAGATTTCAGGGAAGTGGTTTGTGGGAAAGCCAAGAGCCAGTGTTGGTCCTGGGTACCATGAATCACAGTGACTGTAGAGAGTTGGTGGGAAGGGCATGGTTAGCAGCACTGTTACTGTCATCAGATAGGCCTGGATTCGAGTTCAGGTTCTGCTCCTCACTGTGTGTGTGACCCTATGGGACTTGCTTATCCTCTCAATCAGTAGCATCTATCTGACCTGCCTGACTCTTTTGAGGCATAGAAATAACACGTAAAGAGCAAgcacatagaaagtgctcaataCATGCAATCACCATGATTCTCATTTGATAGAAGGGTGTTTTGGTAGCTAATGTTTAACTGCAGTTTTTAGCATggattttgaaatcagaaaatggtGGATTTGGCATAGAGCTTTCTCACGCCTCTGATTTGTGACTACTAGAAAAAATTTATTCCTGTTTGGGCTTTGACTTGGCTGCATCATAAAGGCAAGGGAGTTAATTGTGATAAGCGTGATTTTATATCTGTAACTAGCACTCAGTGACCTGTGAGAGAAATTGGCTTTGAGTGTGGAATCTCAATGGGATGACTAAGGTTTTGTTATGTAAGCAAGTAGATTATGCCTTGGCTTGAAGGGGCTCAGTTTTAGGCCTCATGCCTGTTCTGATGGACAGACTCagggaaagagcaagaccctTGGGCTTTAGATGTGAAACCCTGAAGGGTAGAAAGAGAGGCTGCCTCCAGACTGAAAGTCTGGCCAGTAATTCAGGCCACAGGGTGGAGAAGAAGAATCTAAGCTTTGAAATTAGATAGTTCTGAACTCCACCACTCGCTATGTGACCCTGGGTTAGTTGTTCAACCTAATGGAATATGGGACTTATGCTGAACTTGTGGGGTTGTTGTGAGGTTGAGAAAACATGAAGTGCTTTGacaaagtgtaataataataataagagctcaTTTTTATTGGTACTGATGCAGGTTGGACACTCTCTAAGCCTTTCACTTATACTGACTCAATAGAAGGCCTTCTATAGAGTTACTTCCCCTCTCTTCTACCTGCTGTCTCTCATTCTCATCTCTAGCCCCTAGCACATAAGAATGGGTTTAGAAGAGCCCCACTTGACTTAATGAAGTGAAAGGAAGAGCAGGCCCTATAACCAAAAGACATGAGAATTTGATGAAAGCTGTGGTCTCCTCCATaggcagacagacacacacacatgcacacacacacacaggcacacatacacagacacacacatatactttacATCAATCTCAGGCTGTTCACCATTTCCTGAAGTCCCTCTATGGTACCCAGAGGAGACCCAATGGACACTAGCTTAAGAATCCTT encodes:
- the LOC105481820 gene encoding prostaglandin D2 receptor, which produces MRSPFYRCQNTTSVEKGNSAMMGAVLFSTGLLGNLLALGLLARSGLGWCSPRPLRPPPSVFYVLVCGLTVTDLLGKCLLSPVVLAAYAQNRSLRVLAPALDNSLCQAFAFFMSFFGLSSTLQLLAMALECWLSLGHPFFYRRHITLRRGALVAPVVSAFCLAFCALPFMGFGKLVQYCPGTWCFIQMVHEEGSLSVLGYSVLYSSLMALLVFATVLCNLGAMRNLYAMHRRLQQQRRSCTRDRAEPRADGREASPQPLEELDHLLLLALMTVLFTMCSLPVIYRAYYGAFKDIKEKIRTSEEAEDLRALRFLSVISIVDPWIFIIFRTPVFRMFFHKIFIRPLTYRNWCSSSTHMESSL